In a single window of the Candidatus Melainabacteria bacterium genome:
- a CDS encoding tetratricopeptide repeat protein encodes MKLFHPALSVSLMALVSCGAPAWSQTNSANSPNLHDSPGSEQGPGTKPGAPEAKHANSAVSQLIERGDDLLQADQTSKAIETYTEAVKSDPQNPSAHQRLGHALSMGGNLAAALEEERKALNLDPNNDEAHCNIGWIFGLQQRFRAAIEEEKLAIASNPSNSSAYSILGLSLASLEDYDLAISAFNKALALDPDDFNTYMNLGAALGRKKDYPQAVSMYKRAIEINKSNPNAYLGLGAALGKLGDIKGEVEAYKNAVAIAPNNPANHGRLGYALSQTGDWRGAMREGSIANGLRLQKSSSEFLKLFLTTWAAIFVVFGILFTVVFSGSRFKPQPGESVIKSFFLTFYKDKPGRFVLTSRRLVFVPEAFSTWFGSTRVSIELDQVSEVESHSTMSGGRLSILSSNGSVHQFSMPNLVLEPLTKQLKELAATQSKQPEVSSAATSIDTAEALLKSLNLDDLAPQLSFDPFANNIDDKDAVIITVVANDEKPAEEGATDANASRPSESTP; translated from the coding sequence ATGAAATTGTTTCATCCAGCCTTATCAGTCTCTCTCATGGCATTAGTGTCATGTGGTGCACCCGCATGGAGTCAAACGAACTCGGCAAATTCGCCGAACTTGCACGATTCTCCCGGGTCCGAACAAGGGCCAGGAACCAAGCCCGGAGCTCCGGAAGCGAAGCATGCCAATTCAGCAGTTAGCCAGCTAATAGAACGCGGTGATGATTTACTTCAAGCGGATCAAACTTCGAAAGCGATCGAAACCTACACCGAAGCAGTCAAATCAGATCCGCAAAACCCCTCTGCCCATCAGCGATTAGGTCACGCTCTCTCGATGGGAGGAAACCTTGCAGCCGCCCTTGAGGAAGAGCGTAAAGCGCTGAATCTAGATCCAAATAACGACGAAGCACATTGCAATATCGGATGGATTTTTGGTCTGCAGCAGCGTTTCAGAGCAGCTATTGAAGAAGAGAAACTGGCGATTGCGTCCAATCCGTCAAACAGCTCGGCTTATTCAATTTTAGGTCTGTCACTTGCCAGCCTGGAAGATTATGACCTTGCTATCAGTGCCTTCAATAAGGCACTTGCATTGGATCCCGATGATTTCAACACTTATATGAACCTTGGCGCTGCACTTGGTCGCAAGAAGGACTATCCTCAGGCAGTTTCGATGTACAAGCGGGCAATTGAAATCAACAAGAGTAATCCAAACGCCTATCTTGGTCTGGGTGCCGCTTTAGGAAAGCTGGGAGACATCAAGGGAGAAGTTGAGGCATACAAGAACGCTGTAGCCATTGCTCCGAACAACCCTGCTAATCATGGGCGACTCGGTTACGCGTTGTCTCAGACTGGAGATTGGCGCGGTGCCATGCGTGAAGGTTCTATTGCAAATGGTCTACGTTTGCAAAAATCATCGAGTGAGTTCCTCAAGCTATTCCTGACGACCTGGGCCGCAATATTCGTTGTTTTCGGCATTCTCTTTACCGTTGTTTTCTCAGGTTCGCGCTTTAAACCGCAGCCAGGCGAGTCTGTGATCAAATCCTTTTTTCTCACCTTTTATAAGGATAAGCCAGGACGATTCGTGCTCACTTCTCGCCGACTTGTCTTTGTACCTGAGGCATTCTCTACCTGGTTTGGAAGTACTCGTGTCAGCATCGAATTAGATCAGGTTTCTGAGGTCGAATCGCATAGCACCATGAGTGGTGGCAGACTATCAATACTTTCATCGAACGGAAGTGTCCATCAGTTCAGCATGCCAAACTTAGTCCTGGAGCCGCTCACAAAGCAATTGAAAGAACTGGCGGCGACACAATCGAAGCAGCCAGAAGTTTCGTCCGCAGCAACTTCCATTGACACAGCGGAAGCGCTTTTGAAATCACTGAATCTCGATGACCTGGCACCGCAACTGAGTTTTGACCCATTTGCCAACAACATCGACGACAAAGATGCGGTCATCATAACCGTCGTTGCCAATGACGAGAAGCCCGCAGAAGAGGGCGCGACGGACGCTAACGCATCGAGACCATCAGAATCGACGCCCTAG
- a CDS encoding CoA transferase has product MAPLDGIKVIDFTHLLPGELCSTALSDLGCAVLRIEPLTATLGQMLPPIIDGHSLYFWSLHRNKQRISVDLKKADGVKIARRVIKDADVLIENFRPGVMDRLGLGYEAMSALNPGLIYCSISGYGQSGSWSEKPGHDLNLIAESGVLAMNARDGEKPILPSVLVSDYTSAMYAAIRIASQLYERQRTNAGIHIDVSMFESALSTMGIMGTALLYEELHPEVGHYEYPRELPNYTVYECSDQRYLAVAALEAPFWKTFCEKAGIPELADKVVKSVDQEISNKIAAVIRQKPLSDWISIFENTNCCVSPVSTIEEALRHPPVQEHGVVHHMSHPILGDVPQVSSPLSESMAASTAYDDRAEQSASVLSELGYSIEQISQLKLEKVIL; this is encoded by the coding sequence ATGGCACCACTAGACGGAATCAAGGTAATCGACTTTACTCATCTTTTGCCGGGAGAGTTGTGTTCAACCGCCCTGAGTGACCTTGGTTGCGCTGTTCTTCGCATTGAGCCCTTGACCGCAACCCTTGGGCAAATGTTGCCACCTATCATCGACGGTCACAGTCTGTACTTTTGGAGTCTACATCGAAACAAACAGCGCATTTCGGTGGACTTGAAAAAGGCAGACGGCGTCAAAATCGCAAGGCGCGTGATAAAGGATGCTGACGTTCTGATTGAGAATTTTCGCCCCGGTGTTATGGACAGACTCGGGCTTGGCTACGAGGCGATGAGCGCGCTCAATCCAGGTCTCATTTATTGCTCAATATCTGGATACGGTCAGTCTGGCTCCTGGAGCGAGAAGCCTGGGCACGATCTGAATTTGATTGCCGAATCAGGCGTACTGGCAATGAATGCAAGAGACGGTGAAAAACCGATACTGCCTTCGGTGCTCGTTTCTGACTATACTTCCGCCATGTACGCTGCAATCCGCATAGCAAGCCAGCTCTATGAGAGACAGCGCACAAATGCGGGTATTCACATTGATGTCAGTATGTTCGAGTCCGCTCTCTCAACGATGGGCATTATGGGCACAGCTTTGCTGTATGAAGAACTTCATCCGGAAGTTGGACACTATGAGTATCCCAGAGAACTGCCTAACTATACCGTTTACGAATGCAGCGACCAGAGATACCTGGCGGTAGCGGCGCTGGAAGCACCATTCTGGAAGACCTTTTGCGAGAAGGCCGGCATTCCTGAATTAGCGGACAAAGTGGTCAAAAGTGTTGATCAGGAAATCTCTAACAAGATTGCTGCTGTAATTCGTCAAAAGCCGCTTAGTGATTGGATTTCAATATTTGAAAATACGAACTGTTGTGTATCTCCGGTAAGCACGATCGAGGAGGCACTGCGGCACCCGCCTGTACAAGAGCATGGTGTTGTTCACCACATGTCTCACCCCATATTGGGAGACGTTCCACAGGTCTCATCACCGTTGTCCGAATCAATGGCAGCCAGCACTGCCTACGATGACAGAGCTGAGCAGAGCGCCAGTGTCTTGAGCGAACTCGGCTACTCGATTGAGCAAATCAGTCAACTCAAGCTGGAAAAGGTCATTCTCTAA
- a CDS encoding long-chain-fatty-acid--CoA ligase, producing the protein MNLYLTLNKAITLWPQKEAIVDGDKRFTYEQFAQRVSALANFLIESGYEKGSVVAVLCPNGHELMEIYYACAITGVILNPINFRLSPHEVAIILNDSEARALFLHADFKECAGKSLPDAPAVEQVITFGARDWQNFSHKTIDYETALKQHLKKPMPVADVGLEDLAQLYYTSGTTGKAKGVMLSHKNVCLNALGAVTELSLTDEDTWMHIGPMFHLADAWSIWAVTWAGGKHTFAPYFKAEEVLKTLADEEVTLTAMVPTMVNALMHSPKLKHYKFPKLRLILTAGSPIAPEQVKGIVQEFSCDYMQFYGMTETSPFLTISAPKAHLRSLPEEKLLELKSKTGRPFIAVEVKVVNEDGVEVKKDNTEVGEIIARGPVVFSGYWKQPDTTAQTLIDGWIHTGDMAVVDSEGYINICDRKKDMIITGGENVYSTEVEYALYEHSAVLECAVLGVPDEKWGESVKAIVVLKEGQTASESELIEFVHERLGRFKAPRTVEFEKELPKTGSGKIFKKGLREKYWAASARKVN; encoded by the coding sequence ATGAACCTATACCTGACATTGAATAAAGCAATTACCCTGTGGCCTCAAAAAGAAGCAATTGTCGATGGCGATAAACGTTTTACTTACGAACAGTTCGCGCAGCGCGTCTCTGCTCTAGCAAATTTCTTAATCGAGTCTGGTTACGAAAAGGGTTCTGTCGTAGCCGTGCTCTGCCCCAACGGGCACGAGCTCATGGAAATCTACTATGCTTGCGCGATCACCGGTGTGATTCTAAACCCGATCAATTTTCGCCTCTCCCCGCACGAAGTAGCAATTATTCTCAACGACTCCGAAGCCCGCGCTCTATTCCTCCACGCTGATTTCAAGGAATGTGCAGGCAAGAGTCTACCCGATGCGCCCGCAGTCGAGCAGGTCATCACATTCGGTGCTAGGGATTGGCAAAATTTCAGTCATAAGACAATCGACTATGAGACTGCTCTGAAACAGCATTTGAAGAAGCCAATGCCGGTGGCAGACGTAGGCCTGGAAGATCTGGCCCAACTCTACTACACGAGCGGCACAACCGGCAAAGCCAAGGGAGTGATGCTCTCCCACAAAAACGTTTGCTTAAATGCACTTGGTGCAGTAACGGAATTGAGTCTAACCGACGAAGATACCTGGATGCACATCGGCCCAATGTTTCACCTGGCGGATGCCTGGTCGATCTGGGCAGTCACCTGGGCTGGTGGTAAACACACGTTTGCGCCGTATTTCAAAGCCGAGGAGGTTCTAAAAACTCTTGCCGATGAAGAAGTCACACTTACAGCCATGGTACCGACCATGGTGAATGCGTTAATGCACAGCCCGAAACTGAAACACTATAAATTTCCGAAACTCCGCTTAATCCTGACTGCAGGCTCGCCTATTGCACCTGAGCAGGTGAAGGGAATAGTTCAGGAATTCAGTTGCGATTATATGCAGTTTTATGGGATGACCGAAACCAGCCCTTTCCTTACAATAAGTGCTCCCAAAGCGCATCTTCGCTCCTTGCCGGAAGAAAAATTGTTAGAGCTAAAAAGCAAAACCGGCAGACCTTTTATTGCAGTTGAAGTAAAGGTCGTGAACGAAGACGGAGTGGAGGTGAAAAAAGACAACACAGAAGTTGGTGAGATTATCGCCCGCGGTCCTGTTGTATTTTCAGGATACTGGAAACAACCAGACACCACAGCCCAGACCCTGATCGATGGCTGGATTCATACAGGCGACATGGCCGTGGTAGACAGCGAAGGCTACATCAATATCTGCGACAGAAAGAAAGACATGATCATTACTGGCGGTGAGAATGTCTACTCCACAGAAGTAGAGTACGCACTTTATGAACATAGTGCTGTACTGGAGTGTGCTGTCCTCGGTGTTCCCGACGAGAAATGGGGAGAGTCGGTGAAAGCCATCGTCGTTCTCAAAGAGGGGCAAACAGCCAGTGAGTCTGAATTGATCGAATTTGTCCATGAAAGACTGGGTCGCTTCAAGGCACCACGCACGGTGGAATTCGAGAAAGAGTTGCCGAAAACCGGCAGTGGGAAAATCTTCAAAAAAGGCTTGCGCGAAAAGTATTGGGCCGCAAGCGCCAGGAAGGTCAACTAG
- the icd gene encoding isocitrate dehydrogenase (NADP(+)), translating into MGQVIDKTYNGLKVPQGEKITFKDGKPVVPNKPIIPFIEGDGTGRDIWKASQRVFDAAVQKAYGDEKKIAWFEVLAGEKANNETKEWLPNDTIEALKEFGVGIKGPLTTPIGGGIRSLNVALRQIFDLYCCVRPVRYFEGVPTPVKHPEKLNVVIYRENTEDVYSGIEYVAGSPEAKKLIELIESFGKNTIRPDSGIGIKPISKFGSQRLVRRAIEHAIRHNLKSVTLVHKGNIQKFTEGAFRDWGYMLAEEEFAAQTISEEKLWADHDGKTPAGKILINDRIADSMFQQVLTRPDEYSVLATTNLNGDYLSDACAAQVGGLGIAPGANIGDNCAIFEATHGTAPKYADKDVINPGSVILSGVMMFDFMGWTEAARLIEKGIATSIQKKTVTYDLERLMEGAKKVKTSEFASHIIENM; encoded by the coding sequence ATGGGACAAGTAATTGACAAAACGTATAACGGCTTGAAAGTTCCTCAAGGGGAAAAGATCACATTCAAAGATGGCAAGCCAGTTGTACCTAACAAGCCGATCATTCCTTTCATCGAAGGCGACGGCACTGGCAGAGACATCTGGAAGGCTTCACAGCGCGTGTTCGACGCTGCTGTTCAGAAAGCATATGGTGATGAGAAGAAGATTGCCTGGTTTGAAGTTCTGGCCGGCGAGAAAGCCAACAACGAAACTAAAGAATGGTTGCCAAACGATACTATCGAAGCTTTGAAAGAATTTGGTGTTGGCATCAAAGGACCTTTGACGACACCCATTGGCGGTGGTATCCGCAGCTTGAACGTAGCTTTGAGACAGATTTTCGACCTCTACTGCTGCGTTCGCCCAGTCCGCTACTTCGAAGGCGTGCCTACACCAGTTAAGCACCCTGAAAAATTGAACGTTGTTATCTACCGCGAGAACACAGAAGACGTTTACTCCGGTATCGAATACGTTGCAGGCTCACCTGAAGCCAAAAAACTGATCGAATTGATCGAATCATTCGGCAAGAATACAATCCGCCCCGATTCAGGTATCGGTATCAAACCGATTTCGAAATTTGGTTCGCAGAGATTGGTTCGCAGAGCGATCGAACATGCCATCCGTCACAATTTGAAGTCGGTCACGCTGGTGCACAAAGGCAACATTCAGAAATTCACTGAAGGCGCTTTCAGAGACTGGGGATACATGTTGGCTGAAGAAGAGTTCGCTGCTCAAACGATTAGCGAAGAAAAACTCTGGGCCGACCATGACGGCAAAACACCTGCCGGCAAAATCTTGATCAACGATCGCATTGCCGACTCGATGTTCCAACAAGTATTGACAAGACCTGACGAATACTCAGTGCTCGCCACTACCAACTTGAACGGCGACTATCTGTCTGATGCTTGTGCAGCACAAGTAGGCGGACTGGGAATCGCTCCTGGCGCCAATATCGGCGACAACTGCGCTATCTTCGAAGCGACTCACGGTACTGCTCCCAAGTACGCTGACAAAGACGTGATCAACCCTGGCTCGGTAATTCTCTCCGGCGTAATGATGTTTGACTTCATGGGCTGGACCGAAGCTGCCAGACTGATCGAGAAGGGCATTGCCACATCGATTCAGAAGAAGACGGTGACCTACGATTTGGAAAGATTGATGGAAGGCGCGAAGAAAGTGAAAACAAGCGAATTCGCAAGTCACATCATCGAAAACATGTAA
- a CDS encoding N-acetyltransferase, whose translation MVKTQNLSRETLERRYRLPVRMDPVVLTHSAVRLTPLDVSRDCDVLYEVSNGSAITNELGAFAAYDADQLIWVYMNSGPFADRQSFVQYLKALESAPNGLAMSVFDNKTGLPVGIATFMNNVPEHLKIELGSIWYSPLVQGKGYNLIATYLMLKHAFDLGYRRVEWKCNALNERSRKAALRMGFIFEGVQESHFIVKDQNRDTAWFRMLDREWPEKRLLLENLIASLSQ comes from the coding sequence ATGGTGAAAACGCAGAATTTGAGCCGGGAAACGCTGGAGCGCAGATACCGCTTGCCTGTTCGAATGGACCCGGTCGTGCTCACACACTCGGCTGTGAGGCTGACTCCTCTGGATGTCAGTCGAGACTGCGACGTTCTCTATGAAGTGTCGAACGGGTCGGCCATAACTAACGAGCTTGGCGCTTTTGCTGCGTACGACGCCGATCAGCTAATCTGGGTCTACATGAACTCTGGTCCATTTGCTGATAGGCAGAGCTTTGTTCAGTACCTTAAGGCACTTGAGTCTGCTCCAAACGGGCTTGCAATGAGTGTGTTCGACAACAAGACAGGCTTGCCGGTAGGCATAGCCACGTTCATGAATAATGTGCCGGAACATCTCAAGATCGAGCTGGGAAGCATCTGGTACAGTCCACTCGTGCAGGGCAAAGGTTACAACTTGATTGCCACCTACTTGATGCTTAAACACGCTTTTGATCTTGGTTACCGTCGAGTTGAGTGGAAGTGTAACGCCTTAAATGAGCGTTCACGAAAGGCGGCGTTGCGCATGGGGTTTATTTTTGAAGGTGTGCAAGAATCACACTTCATTGTCAAAGATCAAAATCGAGACACAGCCTGGTTCCGCATGCTCGACAGGGAGTGGCCTGAAAAACGATTGTTACTGGAGAACTTAATTGCCAGCCTGTCTCAATGA